From the genome of Hathewaya histolytica, one region includes:
- a CDS encoding MATE family efflux transporter: MSETIINEKEKQKQFILSNNMWKVMFELSWPAIIAMVLYGLNSVIDAIFVGKFIGETALAGVSVAYPLSQISVGIGSLIGVGAGSVLSIALGSKDKRTQERLLGNVNYISLITTVVYMALGLIFSTQLVKVMGGEGAALVLGDNYFRITILGSLFWIYGLAGNMIVRAEGKMKSAAIMMGLGLIVNIIANYIFIVKFNMRVEGAAWGTNIGMFVYTLIGWIYFGKGYSSFKSKVFSLHRDKDIIKSIINLGISSFIMSFMNLVQAVVVFNALSKYGTTADVAFYGAVYRVFTFLLTPIFGLMRALQPVAGINYGAKQYERVISSFKVFIFTSTILTLPFWIVSMASPNLILGLILPNKTFIGTELTYFRIYMGILPLLSTIFMAMTFFPAIDKGKPAAIIGIVRQLIFYIPVMLILPKVVGVSGIYYGTFAIDSIIVLWTIILIKKEFNILRSKLNSL, translated from the coding sequence TTGAGTGAAACTATAATTAATGAAAAAGAAAAACAAAAACAATTTATTTTATCCAATAATATGTGGAAAGTTATGTTTGAATTATCATGGCCAGCTATTATTGCTATGGTTTTATATGGCTTAAATTCTGTAATCGATGCTATATTTGTTGGGAAGTTTATAGGTGAAACTGCCTTAGCGGGAGTTTCAGTAGCATATCCTCTTTCCCAAATTAGCGTAGGCATAGGTTCTTTAATTGGAGTTGGGGCTGGCTCGGTATTGAGCATTGCATTAGGTAGTAAAGATAAGAGAACACAAGAACGTTTGTTAGGGAATGTTAACTATATTTCTCTTATTACAACGGTTGTTTACATGGCATTGGGACTAATTTTTTCAACACAGTTAGTAAAAGTTATGGGGGGAGAAGGAGCAGCTTTAGTTTTAGGAGATAACTACTTTAGAATTACAATTTTAGGTTCACTTTTTTGGATATATGGATTAGCAGGAAATATGATTGTAAGGGCAGAGGGAAAAATGAAATCAGCAGCAATAATGATGGGCTTAGGTTTAATTGTTAACATTATTGCTAACTACATTTTTATTGTAAAATTTAACATGAGAGTAGAAGGGGCGGCATGGGGAACAAACATTGGGATGTTTGTTTATACACTTATTGGTTGGATTTATTTCGGAAAAGGATATTCTTCATTTAAATCAAAGGTTTTTTCATTACATCGAGATAAAGATATTATAAAATCAATTATAAATTTAGGTATTTCTTCTTTCATTATGAGTTTTATGAACTTAGTACAAGCAGTTGTTGTTTTTAATGCATTATCTAAATATGGCACAACGGCAGATGTGGCCTTTTATGGTGCAGTATACCGTGTGTTTACATTTTTGCTTACACCGATTTTTGGATTAATGCGTGCACTTCAGCCAGTAGCAGGTATTAATTATGGTGCAAAACAGTATGAACGTGTTATTAGTTCTTTTAAGGTGTTTATATTTACATCTACTATATTAACATTACCATTTTGGATTGTGTCCATGGCATCTCCGAATCTTATTTTAGGATTAATATTGCCAAATAAAACATTTATAGGTACTGAATTAACATATTTCCGAATTTATATGGGTATATTGCCATTGTTATCAACGATTTTTATGGCTATGACATTTTTTCCTGCTATTGATAAAGGTAAACCAGCAGCTATAATCGGAATTGTAAGGCAGTTAATTTTTTATATACCAGTAATGCTGATTTTGCCCAAGGTAGTTGGGGTTTCTGGTATTTATTATGGAACTTTTGCAATCGATTCAATTATTGTGTTATGGACTATTATACTGATTAAAAAAGAATTCAATATATTAAGATCAAAATTAAATAGTTTATAA
- the rlmD gene encoding 23S rRNA (uracil(1939)-C(5))-methyltransferase RlmD, with protein MSKEQVKVKCISMDEDGKGIVKIRGQEIRIPYLIKGETAIVEVTQKRNFISAKLVRIEEKSKDRVVPKCKYFNQCGGCQLQHLSYEAQSKFKWDSVVKLMKRYHKVNEILTMKEPYFYRNKVHSTLAYDKKRRIISGIYEENTHNVIPIEHCIIQDRPADKITASIREIMKTFKMKPYNEDTGQGFLRHILVKTGFVSKEVMVVLVVSSQVFPGKKNFVSELLKRHPEITTIVMNVNNRKTSAVLGNTEKVLFGKGYIEDTLCGCVFQISPKSFYQINPIQTEVLYNKAIDMANLKGNETVIDAYCGIGTISLIVSHKVKNVIGVELNKDAVKDAIKNAKRNKITNTHFYNDDAGKFMVDLASNKQNIDVVFMDPPRSGSDEKFLSSIISLAPKQVIYISCNPVTQERDLRYLTKHDYKVEEIQPVDMFPQTKHVECIVKIVNK; from the coding sequence ATGAGCAAAGAACAAGTAAAAGTAAAATGTATATCTATGGATGAAGATGGTAAAGGAATTGTAAAAATAAGAGGTCAAGAAATTCGCATACCCTATTTAATTAAGGGAGAAACAGCTATTGTTGAAGTAACTCAAAAAAGAAATTTTATAAGTGCAAAGCTTGTTAGAATTGAGGAGAAATCAAAAGACAGAGTTGTGCCAAAATGTAAATATTTTAATCAATGTGGGGGTTGTCAATTACAGCACTTGTCTTATGAAGCACAGTCAAAATTCAAATGGGATAGCGTTGTAAAATTAATGAAAAGATATCATAAGGTTAATGAAATATTGACTATGAAAGAACCTTATTTTTATCGTAATAAAGTTCACTCCACATTAGCATATGATAAGAAAAGGAGAATTATATCAGGAATTTATGAGGAAAATACCCATAATGTAATTCCAATAGAACACTGTATAATACAAGATAGGCCTGCAGATAAAATAACTGCATCCATTCGTGAAATTATGAAGACTTTTAAAATGAAACCGTACAATGAAGACACGGGGCAAGGTTTTCTTAGACATATTTTAGTTAAAACAGGATTCGTAAGTAAAGAAGTGATGGTGGTACTTGTAGTATCATCTCAAGTATTTCCAGGGAAAAAGAATTTTGTAAGTGAACTATTAAAAAGACATCCTGAGATTACCACTATTGTTATGAATGTTAATAATCGTAAAACAAGTGCTGTGCTAGGGAATACAGAAAAAGTGCTATTTGGAAAAGGATATATTGAAGATACCTTATGTGGCTGTGTATTTCAAATTTCACCGAAATCCTTTTATCAAATAAACCCAATACAAACTGAAGTTTTATATAACAAAGCAATTGATATGGCAAACTTAAAAGGAAATGAAACAGTTATCGATGCATACTGTGGTATTGGCACTATCTCACTTATTGTCAGCCATAAAGTGAAAAATGTCATAGGTGTTGAGTTAAATAAAGATGCAGTAAAAGATGCAATAAAAAATGCAAAACGAAATAAAATAACTAATACTCATTTTTACAATGATGATGCTGGTAAGTTTATGGTTGATTTAGCGAGTAATAAACAAAATATTGACGTTGTATTTATGGATCCACCTCGTAGCGGAAGTGACGAAAAATTCCTATCTTCTATAATTAGTTTAGCACCAAAACAAGTAATCTATATATCCTGTAATCCAGTAACACAGGAACGCGATCTTAGATATTTAACAAAACACGATTATAAAGTAGAGGAAATACAACCTGTAGATATGTTCCCGCAGACTAAACACGTGGAGTGTATTGTGAAGATAGTAAATAAATAG
- a CDS encoding zinc-ribbon domain-containing protein codes for MIIWGWGKVTKKIIGSVFQSSCNYCNTTEVWNLCIVRTWFTLFFIPVIPYKKRYCVACPKCWSYIELTQEEFEKMKAEINSQSNNINGNIVSDNIKYAGKTETQINYLKQMEEYADK; via the coding sequence ATGATAATTTGGGGATGGGGAAAAGTAACAAAAAAGATTATTGGATCAGTTTTTCAGAGTTCATGTAACTATTGTAATACTACTGAGGTTTGGAATCTATGTATTGTAAGAACATGGTTTACATTGTTTTTTATTCCTGTAATACCATATAAAAAACGATATTGCGTTGCTTGTCCAAAATGTTGGAGTTACATAGAACTTACACAGGAAGAATTTGAAAAAATGAAAGCTGAAATAAATTCTCAATCCAATAATATTAATGGAAATATTGTTAGTGATAATATTAAATATGCTGGGAAGACAGAAACTCAAATTAATTATTTGAAACAGATGGAGGAGTATGCCGATAAGTAA
- a CDS encoding thiol-activated cytolysin family protein, protein MKITKKGLRSLSRLMLITMITGLTYNYHLGSSVNGNRVVLANPNTKTDNLIKNNSDEIDEKIYGLSYDPYKILSYNGEKVENFVPAECSENSGKFTVIKREKKNISDSTTDISIMDSINDRTYPGAIQLANRDLIENKPNLISCERKPITISVDLPGMGEDGKKVVNSPTYSSVNSAINSLLDTWNSKYSSKYTIPTRMNYSDTMVYSKSQLSTMFGCNFKTLSKSLNIDFDSIFKGEKKAMILSYKQIFYTVSVDGPNRPSDLFGDSVTSKSLALKGVNNDNPPAYVSNVAYGRTVYVKLETTSKSSKVKAAFKALVENQDISSNAEYKDIINQSSFTATVLGGGAQKHNKVVTKDFDVIRNIIKNNSVYSPQNPGYPISYTSTFLKDNKIATVNNRTEYIETTATEYDSGKIMLDHSGAYVAQFEVTWDEVSYDKQGNEIIEHKSWSGNNSDRTAHFNTELYLKGNARNISIKAKECTGLAWEWWRTVVDAKNLPLVKERKLSIWGTTLYPRYSMEEK, encoded by the coding sequence ATGAAGATTACAAAGAAAGGCTTAAGATCATTATCACGCTTAATGTTAATTACTATGATAACAGGATTAACATACAATTATCACCTAGGTAGTAGCGTTAATGGGAATCGAGTAGTACTTGCAAATCCAAATACAAAAACAGATAATTTAATTAAGAATAATAGTGATGAAATAGACGAAAAGATTTATGGATTGTCTTATGATCCATATAAAATATTATCTTATAATGGAGAAAAGGTTGAAAACTTTGTTCCAGCTGAATGTTCCGAGAATTCCGGAAAATTTACTGTAATAAAACGTGAAAAGAAAAATATTTCAGATTCAACTACAGATATCTCAATAATGGATTCAATAAATGATAGAACTTATCCTGGTGCTATACAACTAGCAAATAGGGATCTTATAGAAAATAAGCCTAATTTAATTTCATGCGAGAGAAAACCTATTACTATAAGTGTTGATTTACCTGGTATGGGTGAGGATGGGAAAAAGGTTGTTAATTCTCCAACATACTCTTCAGTTAATTCAGCAATAAATTCTTTGCTAGATACATGGAATTCAAAATATTCATCTAAATATACTATACCTACAAGGATGAATTATTCTGATACTATGGTGTATAGTAAATCACAGTTATCTACAATGTTTGGATGTAACTTTAAAACTTTAAGTAAATCCTTAAATATAGATTTTGATTCTATATTTAAAGGCGAAAAAAAGGCTATGATTCTATCATATAAACAAATTTTCTACACAGTGAGTGTAGATGGACCTAATCGCCCATCAGATTTATTTGGTGATAGTGTAACTTCTAAGAGCTTAGCTTTAAAAGGAGTAAATAATGATAATCCTCCAGCATACGTTTCCAATGTTGCATATGGTAGAACTGTTTATGTAAAACTAGAGACAACATCTAAGAGTTCAAAGGTTAAAGCAGCATTTAAGGCATTAGTAGAGAATCAAGATATAAGTAGTAATGCAGAATATAAAGACATAATAAATCAAAGTTCATTTACAGCTACTGTTCTAGGTGGAGGAGCACAAAAACACAATAAAGTAGTTACTAAAGATTTCGATGTAATAAGAAATATTATTAAAAATAATTCAGTATATAGCCCACAAAATCCTGGATATCCTATTTCATATACAAGTACATTTTTAAAAGACAATAAAATAGCAACTGTAAACAATAGAACAGAATATATAGAAACAACTGCAACAGAATACGATAGCGGCAAAATAATGCTTGACCATAGTGGAGCTTATGTTGCTCAATTTGAAGTAACCTGGGATGAAGTTAGTTATGACAAACAAGGAAATGAAATAATTGAGCATAAATCTTGGTCTGGAAACAATAGTGATAGAACAGCTCACTTTAATACAGAACTATATTTAAAAGGAAATGCAAGAAACATTTCTATAAAAGCAAAAGAATGTACAGGCCTTGCTTGGGAATGGTGGAGAACTGTTGTAGATGCTAAAAATTTACCACTTGTAAAAGAAAGAAAGTTATCAATATGGGGTACAACACTATATCCTAGATATTCTATGGAAGAGAAATAA
- a CDS encoding ABC transporter ATP-binding protein: MFLDILDIKKSYGSGASHVQVLKGISSGIDKGQMCTILGPSGSGKSTFLNAIGGLDSVDAGHIIVDGLEITNFKSKELALYRRKYLGFIFQFYNLVPNLTVKENIQVCEYLSKEPLDINELLEVLNMKEHENKFPSQLSGGQQQRCAIARALVKNPKLLLCDEPTGALDYKSSKEILMLLEMINKKYGTTILIVTHNTAIKDMVHKVIKIKDGQIVNEYINQQRKSAKALEW, encoded by the coding sequence ATGTTTTTAGATATATTGGATATTAAAAAAAGTTATGGATCTGGGGCAAGCCATGTACAGGTTTTGAAAGGAATTAGTTCTGGAATTGACAAAGGTCAAATGTGTACCATCTTAGGACCTAGTGGCTCAGGGAAATCCACTTTTTTGAATGCTATAGGTGGATTAGATAGTGTGGATGCTGGTCATATAATTGTAGATGGTTTAGAAATTACAAACTTTAAAAGTAAAGAATTGGCATTATATCGTAGAAAATATCTAGGATTTATATTTCAGTTCTATAACTTAGTTCCAAATCTTACGGTAAAGGAAAATATTCAGGTTTGTGAATATCTTTCTAAGGAACCATTAGATATAAACGAATTATTGGAAGTATTAAATATGAAAGAACATGAGAATAAGTTTCCATCTCAACTATCAGGTGGTCAACAGCAACGTTGTGCAATAGCTAGAGCTTTGGTTAAAAATCCTAAATTATTATTGTGTGATGAACCAACAGGTGCATTGGATTATAAGTCTTCTAAAGAAATACTTATGCTTTTAGAGATGATTAATAAGAAGTATGGCACAACGATTCTTATAGTTACGCATAATACGGCAATTAAAGATATGGTGCATAAAGTAATTAAGATTAAAGATGGACAAATTGTCAATGAATATATTAATCAGCAGAGAAAATCTGCAAAAGCTTTAGAATGGTAG
- a CDS encoding class I SAM-dependent methyltransferase, with the protein MLSYYGRLSSEVYDMDKPIGHSFGDVEFYMSRLESCKGPILEPGTGTGRILIPLLEKGLNVEGFDSSKDMLNICRNNCKKRNLNPKLFETKMESFSQDTKYDAIIVPTGTFLLLDKRENSIKALQNFYKNLTNGGRLIIDIFLQTDISIGTVSTKTWECSNGDIITLENKVVEVDYINQYTISHGRYEKWREGVLLQTELEYFPLRWYGVEEFKLILESIGFKNIVISSGYKFGQYPSNPEEIITFEAVAIK; encoded by the coding sequence ATGTTAAGTTATTATGGTAGATTATCTTCAGAAGTATATGATATGGATAAGCCTATAGGTCATTCTTTTGGGGATGTGGAATTTTACATGAGTAGATTAGAATCATGCAAGGGACCTATTCTTGAACCTGGCACGGGTACTGGCCGTATATTAATACCTCTTTTAGAAAAAGGATTAAATGTTGAAGGATTTGATAGTTCAAAGGATATGCTAAATATATGTAGGAATAATTGCAAGAAAAGAAATTTGAATCCTAAACTCTTTGAAACTAAGATGGAGTCCTTTTCACAAGATACCAAATACGATGCTATTATAGTGCCAACAGGAACATTTCTCCTACTAGATAAAAGAGAAAATTCAATAAAAGCATTACAAAACTTTTATAAGAATTTAACTAATGGTGGTAGATTAATCATTGATATATTTTTGCAAACGGATATTTCAATAGGCACAGTTTCTACAAAGACTTGGGAATGTTCTAATGGGGATATAATTACATTAGAAAATAAAGTTGTAGAGGTTGACTATATCAATCAATATACTATTTCCCATGGGCGATACGAAAAGTGGCGTGAAGGGGTACTTCTGCAAACTGAATTAGAGTATTTTCCATTACGATGGTATGGAGTAGAAGAGTTTAAATTAATACTTGAAAGTATAGGATTTAAAAATATTGTGATTTCTTCAGGTTATAAGTTTGGACAGTATCCATCAAACCCTGAAGAGATAATTACCTTTGAGGCTGTTGCTATTAAATAG
- the trhO gene encoding oxygen-dependent tRNA uridine(34) hydroxylase TrhO: MMDKKYRVLLYYQFVNIDDPEEFSKEHLALCKSLNLRGRILVAKEGLNGTVSGSIEETEKYMEILQSDERFKDMVFKMDYEDEHSFKKIFVRPRKSIITLLEDDDVNPLSLTGTHLKPEDFHEMLKRDDVIVVDGRNDYEYEIGHFRNAIRPDVKNFKQFPEWIDRELSEHKDKKILTYCTGGIRCEKLTGVLMNKGFNDVYQLDGGIVTYGKDPKVKGKLFDGKCYVFDERIAVRVNNTEEDIVISKCHHCGNPSDRYINCYNDDCHSHYICCEECEREHEGFCSEKCKEYVIKRPERNAHLRLKRKAQEA, encoded by the coding sequence ATGATGGATAAAAAATACAGAGTATTATTATATTATCAATTTGTAAATATAGATGATCCAGAAGAATTTTCAAAGGAGCACTTAGCTCTTTGTAAAAGTTTGAATTTAAGGGGGAGAATCTTAGTTGCTAAAGAAGGGTTAAATGGAACAGTTTCTGGTAGCATTGAAGAAACTGAAAAATATATGGAAATACTTCAGAGTGATGAGAGATTTAAAGATATGGTATTTAAAATGGATTATGAGGATGAACATTCATTCAAGAAGATCTTTGTAAGGCCTAGAAAGAGCATAATAACTCTTCTAGAAGATGATGATGTAAATCCATTATCCCTTACAGGAACTCATCTTAAACCAGAAGATTTTCATGAAATGCTTAAAAGAGATGATGTTATTGTAGTTGATGGAAGAAATGATTATGAATATGAAATTGGACATTTTAGAAATGCTATAAGACCAGATGTTAAGAATTTTAAGCAGTTCCCAGAATGGATAGATAGGGAACTTAGTGAACATAAGGACAAGAAAATTTTAACCTACTGCACTGGTGGTATAAGATGTGAAAAGCTTACAGGAGTTCTTATGAATAAGGGATTTAATGATGTTTACCAGTTAGATGGTGGAATTGTAACCTATGGAAAAGATCCAAAAGTTAAAGGGAAACTATTCGATGGTAAGTGTTATGTATTTGATGAAAGAATCGCAGTAAGAGTTAATAATACAGAAGAAGATATTGTGATTTCTAAATGTCACCATTGTGGAAATCCAAGTGACAGATATATAAACTGTTACAATGATGATTGTCACAGTCATTATATATGTTGTGAGGAATGCGAAAGGGAACATGAAGGTTTCTGCAGTGAAAAGTGCAAGGAATATGTAATTAAAAGACCAGAAAGAAATGCTCATTTAAGACTTAAAAGAAAAGCTCAAGAAGCATAG
- a CDS encoding ABC transporter permease yields the protein MIVNKRIKRELKTNFFRYSALFLMMVLGMSLVVGTAAGVDSTMYTVKQSNEKHNIEDGEFSVFVPLSTINKSELEKKGVHLEETFYMDFDLEDNSTLRIFQNRKDINKIVIKTGELAKKSNEIVLEQHYARKHSYKINDTIKIGGRNYIVTGICTVPDYNFISENAYDVASNTEKFSISFVNENEYKALRDGRKAKSSEEYVYSYILKGKVTHEELKKYLKDMDFDKSKITNKYMKEIIDDIEKNKKALKDGTNKLIDGSKKTAHGSSDFKNGIKNLENLTYLLKADDNARINNYEDDVKINKTTAMFAGFIFMILFAYIISVFIIHNIERESSIIGALYSMGYLKHELLCHFLILPTVVVSLGGVVGTCIGFAIIPIMANDSASYFSFIDVVSIYPTYLIIYGVLLPIIITIIVNITILRKKLSQEPLKLLRKEKKQHMVNHIDLGNMSFINKYRIREQLREIRGNITLFAGMFLAILLMTFAFSMHGSITHLVKHTTDDVKFKYMYMLKFPPKEIPKGGTACYTKSLETYFDLIDADMKVSLQGIDKNNPYYDFNVECDKNEIYISDSAALKFNYKVGDKITLRDGVEDKNYTFTVKKIVNYCNGLYFFADINHMRELFSKPKDYYNTLLSDSELNIDNERVLTAVTDKELVEGVSLFMDNMRDTILMLLVVSVIIFILVMYLLIKMMIDKATFSISLIKMFGFNDREVRKLYLGSSFYTVLFSTIVSIPLSKFMIDKAYPHMVSNVSVGMGAYLSPYSYGLITCIIFVSYVVVSVLLSRHLKKVSFVEILKNRE from the coding sequence ATGATAGTTAATAAACGAATTAAGCGAGAATTAAAGACCAATTTCTTTAGATATAGTGCACTATTTCTTATGATGGTATTAGGTATGTCACTTGTTGTTGGCACAGCAGCAGGTGTTGATTCTACAATGTATACTGTTAAACAATCTAATGAAAAGCATAATATAGAAGATGGAGAATTCTCTGTTTTTGTTCCTTTATCCACCATTAACAAATCTGAGTTAGAGAAGAAGGGGGTACATCTTGAAGAAACATTTTATATGGATTTTGACTTAGAGGATAATTCCACACTTCGAATTTTTCAGAATAGAAAAGATATAAATAAAATTGTTATAAAAACTGGTGAACTTGCTAAAAAGAGCAATGAAATCGTACTTGAGCAGCATTATGCTAGAAAGCATAGCTATAAAATTAATGATACCATTAAAATTGGAGGAAGAAATTATATTGTAACAGGAATATGTACAGTTCCCGATTATAATTTCATTTCTGAAAATGCATATGACGTGGCTTCAAATACAGAAAAGTTTAGTATTTCTTTCGTAAATGAAAATGAGTATAAAGCTCTTAGAGATGGTAGAAAGGCAAAATCTAGCGAAGAATATGTTTATAGTTATATCTTAAAAGGAAAAGTAACCCATGAGGAATTAAAAAAGTATTTGAAGGATATGGATTTTGATAAGTCTAAGATCACAAACAAATACATGAAAGAGATTATTGATGACATAGAGAAAAACAAGAAAGCTCTTAAAGATGGAACAAATAAATTGATCGATGGTAGTAAAAAAACAGCACATGGAAGTTCAGATTTTAAAAATGGTATTAAAAACTTAGAGAATCTAACCTATCTATTGAAGGCAGATGATAATGCAAGGATTAATAATTATGAAGATGATGTAAAAATAAATAAAACTACAGCCATGTTTGCAGGGTTTATATTTATGATTCTTTTTGCTTATATAATTTCTGTATTTATTATTCACAATATTGAAAGAGAAAGTTCAATCATAGGGGCTTTATATTCCATGGGATACCTAAAACACGAATTACTATGTCATTTTTTAATTTTACCTACTGTTGTAGTATCTTTAGGTGGAGTGGTTGGAACCTGTATTGGTTTCGCCATTATTCCAATAATGGCTAATGATAGTGCTAGCTATTTTTCTTTTATAGATGTGGTAAGCATATATCCGACTTACCTAATAATATATGGAGTTTTATTACCAATCATTATAACCATTATAGTTAATATTACAATTCTTAGGAAGAAACTTTCTCAGGAACCTCTTAAGTTGCTTAGAAAAGAGAAAAAACAACATATGGTTAATCATATTGATTTAGGAAATATGAGTTTTATTAATAAATATAGAATTCGAGAACAATTAAGAGAAATCCGTGGCAATATTACTTTATTTGCAGGTATGTTTTTAGCAATTTTGCTTATGACCTTTGCATTTAGTATGCATGGTAGCATTACTCATCTTGTTAAGCATACAACTGATGATGTAAAATTTAAATATATGTATATGCTTAAATTTCCACCAAAAGAGATACCAAAAGGGGGGACAGCTTGTTATACAAAATCCTTAGAGACATATTTTGATTTAATAGATGCTGACATGAAAGTTTCACTACAGGGAATTGATAAAAATAATCCATACTATGACTTTAATGTTGAATGTGATAAAAATGAGATTTATATATCTGATTCTGCCGCTTTGAAATTTAATTATAAAGTGGGGGATAAGATTACACTTAGAGATGGTGTGGAGGATAAAAATTATACTTTTACTGTTAAAAAAATAGTGAACTATTGTAATGGACTTTATTTTTTTGCTGATATTAATCATATGCGAGAACTTTTTTCAAAACCTAAAGACTACTATAATACATTATTATCAGATAGTGAACTTAATATTGATAATGAAAGAGTTCTTACAGCTGTAACTGATAAGGAACTTGTGGAAGGTGTGTCTCTATTTATGGACAACATGAGGGATACCATTTTAATGTTATTAGTTGTTTCTGTAATTATATTTATTCTCGTTATGTATTTGTTAATTAAAATGATGATTGATAAGGCAACCTTTAGTATATCTCTTATTAAAATGTTTGGGTTTAATGATAGGGAAGTAAGAAAATTATATCTTGGTAGTTCTTTTTATACAGTACTATTTTCAACTATTGTATCCATTCCCTTAAGTAAATTTATGATTGATAAAGCTTATCCTCATATGGTATCAAATGTTTCAGTAGGAATGGGTGCATACTTGTCACCATACTCTTATGGTCTCATTACATGCATCATATTTGTTTCTTATGTAGTAGTTAGTGTTTTATTGAGCCGTCACCTGAAAAAAGTTTCTTTTGTAGAAATACTTAAGAATAGAGAATAA
- a CDS encoding GNAT family N-acetyltransferase — protein MNIEIAHTTPSAKEYISLRRKTGMGTKDLLKSEIALKNSLFIVSLWDHNKLIGFGRVVGDEGITYVVSDIMVDPDYKRKGLGKVIMREIDSYLDKNTDEYAYVCLIANKPADRLYCQFEFEDVYPKSCGMKRKQTKTTDNILRQK, from the coding sequence ATGAATATAGAAATAGCACATACTACACCATCAGCTAAAGAATATATTTCTTTGAGAAGGAAAACTGGAATGGGAACAAAGGACTTATTAAAATCCGAGATTGCTTTAAAGAATTCATTGTTTATTGTGTCATTATGGGATCATAATAAATTAATTGGTTTTGGCAGAGTTGTTGGTGATGAAGGTATAACCTATGTTGTTTCTGATATTATGGTGGATCCTGATTACAAAAGAAAAGGCCTAGGAAAAGTGATTATGAGAGAGATTGATTCTTATTTAGATAAAAACACAGATGAGTATGCGTATGTATGTCTCATTGCTAATAAACCTGCTGACAGATTATATTGTCAATTTGAATTTGAAGATGTTTATCCAAAATCTTGTGGAATGAAGAGAAAGCAAACTAAAACTACAGATAATATATTAAGACAAAAATAA